The DNA window CGCGTTCTTGGTCAAGCCCGACGATCAGCCCGGCCGCGTCAGCATCCTCACCGACACCCAACAACGACTCTTCCAAGGCAAACTCCGCCGCATCCTCGAGCTCCGCGACGGCGGCTGCGCCTTCCCCGGGTGTGACCGGCCACCCGGCTGGTGTCACGCCCACCACGTGGTCCCGTGGAGCAAGGGCGGACCCACCACTCGGGACAACGGGGTTCTGCTCTGCGGCTACCACCACCGCCTGATCCACCAAGGCGCCTGGCAGGTCCGCATCGCGCTCGATGGGTTACCCGAGTTCTTACCCCCGGACTGGATCGACCCCCAGCGACAACCACTTCGCCATCACCGCCTCACCCCGGCCGCCTAATGGGACCTGATCGGCGAGCCTCGAACGGATGATGTCTGGTTGGAGGAACGCTGGTCGCCGAGCCGCTGGCCGGTGAGCACTTCTGCCGCCTGGATCGATGTTCGACTCCTAGGGTTAGATCGTGCGCCGGCCGGTTGGTGAGGCTTCCTGTAGCGCTGATGGGGTGTCGTGCCCGTCGATGATGGCGTGAGCACTGATCCATTAGGTTGCCGCCGGGTTGCCTTCGGCTCGGACAGGTTCCAGCGACTCGGCGCACCCTGGGAGGTGATCGATGATCTTCGTTGGCGATGACTGGGCCGAGGATCATCACGACATTCACGTGATGGACGAGAACGGTGAACGGTTGGCCTCACGCCGGCTGCCGGAAGGGCTGCCCGGGATCCGGGCGTTGCATGACGTGGTCGCCAGCCACGCCGCCGTCCATGCCGAGGATCATGGCGTGGACCCGGCCGGGGTGGTGGTCGGGATCGAGACCGACCGTGGTCTGTGGGTCAACGCGTTGGTCGCGGCCGGGTACCAGGTGTATGCGATCAACCCACTGGCGGTGGCCCGTTACCGCGACCGCCACCATCTGTCGGGAGCCAAGTCCGACGCCGGTGATGCGAAACTGCTCGCCGATCTGGTCCGCACCGACCGGCACAACCACCGGCCGATCGCCGGTGACAGTGCGGGTGCTGAGGCTGTCAAGGTGTTGGCCCGCGGCCACCAGAACCTGATCTGGGCGCGCACCAGGCAGACCAACGCGCTGCGCTCGGCGCTGCGCGAGTACTACCCGGCCGCGCTGGTCGCCTTCGACGATCTGGCCGACCGGGACGCGCTGGCCGTGCTCGAGCGCGCCGCAACTCCCCACCAGGGCGCGCAGTTGAGTATCTCCGCGATCCGAGCCGCTCTCAAACGCGGCGGCCGGCAACGCAACCTCGACACCCGGGCCCGCGAGATCCAGGCCGCGTTGCGCACCGAGCAGCTGGCCGCACCCGTCCCCGTCGCGGGCGCGTTCGCAGCCACCACCCGCGCCGCAGTCGGCATCATCGCCGAGATGAACCGCCAGATCAGCGAGCTCGAAACCGAACTCGCAGCCCATTTTGAGCACCACCCGGACGCCGACATCTACCTCTCCCTGCCAGGACTCGGTGTCATCCTCGGCGCCCGGGTGCTCGGTGAGTTCGGGGACGACCCCACTCGCTACACCACCACCAAGTCTCGCAAGAACTACGCCGGCACGTCACCGTTGACCATCGCCTCGGGCAAGAAACGCGCCGTGCTCGCCCGCCACGTCCGCAACCGCCGCCTCTACGACGCCATCGACGCCTGGGCCTTCTGCTCCCTCACCCGAAGCCCCGGAGCACGCGCCCTCTACGACCAACACCGCGCCGCCGGCGACCTCCACCACCAAGCCCTCCGCGCCCTCGGCAACCGCCTCGTCGGCATCCTCCACGGATGCCTACGCCACCACACCCACTACGACGAACACACCGCCTGGGCCCACCGAAACCAAGATCAACAAACCGCCGCTTGACAACTTACGGACCTGGGGTGTCTAACCCGCGGCGGCCGGCGTCTGGACATGGGCCGATGGCCACCGTGGGGGCGACGGTGGCCATCGGGGTCTGCGGGTGGGTCAGGCGGCTGCGGGCTCGGCGACGGGGCGGGGTCGGGCGGTGGTGAAGGTCACCACGGCGGCGACCAGGGTGATGGCGACACCCACCACTCGGAGCCACGTTGCTCCGAAGGCGGCGAACGCCGTGGGGTCCACCACGTTGGCCAGGGCACCGCTGAAGATCACGCCCGCGAGCTCGGCGAGGGCGATGGCCACGGCCAGTAGCGGCGTCCAGCGGGCTCGGGTGAAGAAGACCACCCCGGCTACGCCCAACAGGAGCACGAGGCCGGGTGGGACGACGGGGAGGTTCGCGCCGGACAGCATCAGCACGACGATGCCGAGGGCGGCTACTACTAGGCCGAGGACGGTGGCGAGGCGGGGACGTGAGAGCGAAGTCATGCCGCACACGATGGCCGACTCCCAAACCCCGAGCGTCCGACGCAGAGCGACAACTTCCCTACGTTCCTCGACGTATCCGGGCCATACCACCCGCAACCCGCCGAGAAGATCCCTCGTACATGAGACCCAGATGAGACCAGCATGAGAAGCATGAAAGCGCGGTGAGAAGGTTCTCATCCGCCGCTAATGCTTCTCCTCATCTTCCTATGCTGCGAATTGTCTCGGGGGAGACAAGAAGCAATCGTCTTACTGGGTGGGGATTCCTCGCGGCGCGACCAAGAGAACGACGCCGCGCAAAAGCATCGGCGACGACGAGTCGACTCATGCCGCGATGGACCCTTGACGACCCTTGGGGGGTCCGTCGTGAGAGCAGCACACCGTCGTCTCAGATTCATCGCCGTCGCCTCAGGCATAGCGCTTCTCGCCGCCCTCGCGACACCACCGGCACCGGCGCTGGCGAGCGCCGTCTACACCGTCACCAGCCCCACCGACGCCCCGGACGCGAGCGTCGGGAACGGGAGCTGCGCCACCGCCGCGGGCACCTGCACGTTGCGCGCGGCGATCCAGGAAGCCAACGCGAGTACGGCGGCCGACACCGTTGTCGTCCCCGCGGGTACGTACACGCTCAGCATCGCCCCGCAAGGCGACAACCTCATCGCGAGCGGCGACCTCGACATCACCAGGCCCCTGACGATCCAGGGCGCCGGCAAGGAAGCCACGATCATCGACGGCGGCCCGGGGCAAGTCGGCCTTGACAGGGTCCTCGAGATCCACCTGACCGCCGGCAATGTCACCGTCACCAACCTCACCATGCGCGAGGGCAACGACGCCGAGCAGGGCGGCGGCGTCCACACGACCTCCGAGGGCACCGTCAGGTTCGAGAACGTCGCCGTCCGGAACAGCCAGGCAGGTACGTTCGGCGCCGGCATCTCCAGCCAGGGCACCGGGCGCCTCGACCTGGTCGGCGTCGACCTCGTCGACAACACGACCGAGGCCGGCGAGGGCGGCGGCCTGTACGTCGCGTTCGGCACAGTCAACGTCACCGGCACCTCAGCCACCCCCAGCACCATCCAAGGTAACAGCGCCGGATCAGGTGGCGGCATCTTCAACTCCGGAGAGCCAAGCCCAGAAGGCATTCCGGCTGTCGTCAAGCTCACCCACACGACGCTCGCCGAGAACAGCTCCCTAGCGGCAGGCGGCGGAGCGTACGTCGACCACGAGGGCGAGCTCACGCTCACCGACTCCACCGTCGTCAACAACACCGCCGTCGAGGACGGCGGCGGCGTCGCGGCCATCTCCAAGACCGCCGTCACCGTGACCCGCGGCAAGTTCGAGAGCAACCACGCAGGCGGCGAAGGCGGCGGCCTCTACACCAGCACCGAGCGCCCCGTCTCAGTCACCGGCACCACGTTCAAGGCCAACGAGGCCGGCGACCCGGTCTCCGGCGACGGAGGCGGCGGTGGCATGTCCGCGGGAGGCGACGGCGCGGTGACGATCGCCAACGCCGCGTTCGACGGCAACGAGTCCATCGCCGGCGGAGGCGGTCTCCACACCGGCAACAACGGCTCCGTGACGGTCAAGGACAGCAAGTTCACCGCCAACACGACCAGCGCCGAAGGCGGCGGTTTCGCCAACACAGGCGATAGAACGACCCTCGAGCGACTCACGTTCGAAGGCAACCGAGCGACCCTCGACGGCGGCGGCATCGCCAACGAGGGCAGTGGCGCGTTCAACCTCGTCGACACCAGCGTGCACGGTAACACCGCCGAGAACGGCGGCGGCATGGCCAACCTCGCCGACGGCGAGCTGCGCGTCATCCGCTCCACGTTCTGGAACAACCAGGCCAGACTCGGCGTCAGCGACGACAGCGGTCTCGGCGGCGGCGTGTACGGGCTTGGCGACGCCGAGGCGACGTACGAGAACGTCACCATCTCCGCCAACTTCGCCCAGGTACGGGGCGGCGGGCTCTACATCGACTCCGACTCCACCGTGGACGTCGTCAACTCCACGATCTCCCACAACACCTCTCCCACGGCGAGCGGCGTCGGCGGCGAGATCACCTCGATCAACTTCCCGATCGAGCCCAGCACGTCAGTGCTGTTCCGCAACACGATCGTCGCCGGCAACAGGCTCGGCGCCGACTGCAACTTCGCGGTCGGCTCGGTCGGCGGCAACCTCGACTCCGCGGACACCTGCTTCTTCCGCGGTCCCAGAGACCGCCAGCACGCGGGCGATCCGCGCATCGACGCCGTGGCCGACAACGGCGGAAGCACCATGGCGCAGGCGATCCGCGAGGACAGCTACGCCCTCGACGGCGGCCTCGCCCCCTGCCCGATGACCGACCAGCGCGGCGTCGAGCGGCCCCAGGGCGCAACCTGCGACATCGGGGCGTACGAACACGAAGGCCCGTTCGCCGCACCGGACACCACGCCGCCGAACACGAGCCTCGTCGACCCGCCGGCCACCACCGGCGAGACCGCGACGTTCCGCTTCAACGGCACCGACAACGTGACCGAGCCCGCGGACCTGCTGTACGAGTGCCGCATCCTCAACAACGACCCGACCGACCCACCTGACCCGCCCGACCCGACCGAGCCTCCGGACCCCGACGAGATGTTCCTCGGCTGCCCGAACCCGTACGAGCCCATGGACATCGAAGAGGGCAACAACCGCCTCGAGGTGCGCGCGATCGACCGCGCTGGGAATGTGGACCAGTCCCCGGCAGTGCACAACTTCATCGGCGGACTCGACGTCACGCCGCCGCAGACGAGCTTCACCCTCACCCCGCCGAACCCGAGCAACGGGCGCACCGCGACGTTCGGCTTCACCGCGACCGACGACCTCACGCCGCTGATCCTGCTCGAGTTCGAGTGCCGGATCGACAGCACGGATCCCGAAGCCTGGTTGGAGTGTTACAGCCCGACGACGTTCTCCAACCTGACCCCGGGCGAGCACACCGTCGAGGTCCGGGCTACGGACGAGAACGACAACATCGACCCGACACCCGCGCGCTTCGAGTGGACCGTCGCGTCGCCGGCGAACTGCGACGAGGCGAACGTCACCCTCGCCGCCAGTCAGGACGCGTACGTCGACGAGGTCAACCCGGAGGAGAACGTCGGCGCCGAGCCCGAGCTCACCGTACGTTCCGAGGCGACGGGCTCCGACGCGCGCAGCCTCGTCAAGTTCACCTTGCCCACCACCCTCCCGGCAGGCTGCGAGCTCGAGAGCGCCAGCCTCCGACTGCACGCCGACGGTGGCGAAGCAGGACGTACGTTGTCCGCGGCGCCCATCGTCGCGGACTGGGACGAGGCCACGGTCACCTGGAACAGCCAGCCCGCGGCCACGGGAACCGAAGCCCTCGCGACGTCCGGCCCCGGCACGCGCAGCTGGAACCTCACCGCGCACCTCACCGCGATGCTCGCCGGCGGACCGAACCACGGCTTCCTCGTCAAGGACACCCAAGAGGAAGGCGAGCCCGGCGCCGAGCAGGTCTTCGCGAGCAGCGAGGCCGAGCAGGACCCCGGCACCCCGCCGACGTACCCGCAGCTCGTGCTCCGCTTCGACGGACCCGGAACGCCGCCACCGCCCCCGCCGGCCGACCCCGTCCCGACGACGGTCACCTGTGGGCAGATCCTGACCCAGAGCACGCTCGTGCTCAACAACCTCACGGACTGCCCGTTGGACGGCCTGGTGATCGGCGCGCCGAACGTCAAGCTCGACCTGAACGGCAAGACGATCGACGGACCTGGCTACTTCGAAGGCCAGCCCGGCTCGCCGATCGAGCTGCCCGAGGAGGGCCTGCCCGCCGGCGTCCGCAACGTCGGCCACACCGGCGTGGTCATCGTCAACGGCACCGTGCAGGAGTTCGGGTACGGCGTCCAGCTGACGGCCGGCTCCCGGTACGGCACCGTCCAGGACCTGACCGTCCGCGGCAACGCGACAGCTGGCATCGAGCTGTCCGACGCCGACGACGGCCGGAACGGCAACCAGGTAAGAGAGAACGTCCTGGAGGACAACGAGATCGGCATCTCGCTGCTCAACGACACCGAGAACAGCGTGATCGCCGACAACCAGCTGCGGGGCAACTTCGCCAGCGGCATCCACGTCTGGTCCGGCAGCGGAAACACCCTGGACAACAACCGGATCAGTGGCGTCACGACCGACCCGCTGCTCGACAGCGACGGCGGCATCCGCATCGAGGCGTCGTCCGAGAACGTCCTTACCGACAACGCCGTCTCCGACACCGGCGACGCCGGCGTGATGATCACCGACGGCGCGCACGGCAACGAGGTCCGCGGCGACACGTACACCCGTACGGGCGACGCGGGCGTCGTGATCGAGGACTCCGACGCCAACCAGGTGATCGGCATCTCCGCGCACCTCGCGTCCGACAGCGGCATCGGCATGAACGGCGCGAACGACAGTGTGATCCGCGAGAACGACGTCCGCTTCAACCCGAGCGGCATCGAGCTCGAGGGCGGTTCGCGCAACCTGATCGAGGACAACGACGCCAGTCGGAGCTCCGGCACCGGCATCTCGGTCAGCGGCGAGTCGCTGCGCAACCGCATTCTGGGCAACACCGTGATCGCCGCCGATGGCGACGGCATCGCGGTGCTGAACGAGGCGCTGGACCAGGACGGCAACCCGCTCGACGGGAACGTCATCCAGGGCAACCTCGCCAACAGCAGCCTGAGCGACGGCATCGCCGCCGCGGCAGGCCACACGGTGACCAGCAACATCGCGCACAACAACGCGGCGTGGGGCATCAACGCCGCCGAGCCGGTCGTCGACGGCGGCGGCAACGTCGCCAACGGCAACGGCGAGCCGGACCAGTGCGCCGGCGTCGTCTGCGGTGACGGCATCCCCGTTCCTCCGGTCCTGCCGGACCTCGAGGCGCCGAACACCACCATCACGCAGAACCCGACCAACCCGAGCAGCAGCCTCGGCACCGCGGTGTTCGACTTCACCGGCACCGACAACGTCGCGCCGGCCGGGGCGCTGCGGTTCGAGTGCCGTCTCGACGCGCCACCGGACCCGCCGGACCCCGATCCAGACCCGACCGAGCCCTACCCGGGTGAGAACTGGCTGGAGTGTGCCAACCCGCTGACGTACCGGTTCCTGCCGGCCGGTGAGCACACGTTCGAGGTACGAGCGGTCGACCCGTCGGACAACTTCGACCCGTCGCCGGCCACGTACACCTGGACAGTCGTGCCCGCACCGCCGGGACCGGACGACACCCCGCCGAACACGACGATCTTCCAGCGGCCCGACGCCTCGACGTCGAGCACCGAGGCGGTCTTCGGGTTCCGCGGCAGCGACAACCAGACGCCGGGGCCGAACCTCCGGTACGAATGCCGTATCGACGCCGCGCCGTTCGCGGCGTGCCTGAGCCCGAAGACGTACCCCGGGCTGACGGTGGGCGAGCACACGTTCCAGGTGCGCGCCATCGACCTCGCCGACAACGTCGACCCGACGCCGGCGAGCTACACCTGGACGATCGTGCCGCCGCCCGCGGACACGACGCCACCGGACACCACGATCGTCTCCGGTCCCGACGCGAGTACGGTCGCGACCACGGCGACGTTCACCTTCACCTCCACCGAAGCCGGGTCGACGTTCGCCTGCGCCCTCGACACGGGCGCGTACGCCAGCTGTTCCTCCCCGCACCAGCTGAGCGGGCTGTCCGTCGGCGCCCACACTGTCAGGGTGCGCGCCACCGATGGCGCAGGCAACGTCGATCTGTCTCCCGCCGAGTACACCTGGACCGTCGCGGCGGCCCCGGTGCCCACGACCGTCACCTGCGGACAGGTCCTCACCCAGAGCACACGGGTGACGAACGACCTGACCGACTGCCAGAACGACGGTCTGGTGATCGGCGCGAACGGGATCACGCTCGACCTGGACGGTTCCGTGATCGACGGGGTCGGACAGGGCGTCGGCATCCGCAACGACGGGTTCGACGCGGTGACGATCCGGAATGGGACCGTGCAGGAGTTCGACTACGGCGTCCACCTCGGTGCGAACACCGCGCTCGGCATCGTGGCGGACCTGACGCTGCGCCTCCACCAGGAGGCCGGTGCGTACCTCAACAACGCCGACGACGGGACGAACGGCAACCAGGTAAGGGACAACTCGTTCGCCGGCAACGCGGCCGGCATCGTCCTGGAGAACGGCACGCAGGGCGCGCTCGTCCAGCGCAACACCGTCGCGGGCAGCGCTCGCGAGGGCGTGCGGGTGGTCGGCTCGACCGGCAACCGGTTCGAGGAGAACTCGATCACCGCGTCGAGCGAGAGCGGCATCATGCTCGACCTCGCCTCGGGCAACAACTCCCTGGTGGGCAACACGATCGGTGCGAGCGCGAAGAGCGCTGTGCTGATCCAGGCGGCCTCGCACGGCAACCTCGTCGAGGGCAACACCGTCAGCGAGGGCGAGGCCGGCATCGACGTCATCGACTCGAACGAGACGCAGATCGTGGCGAACGTCGCCAACTCGTTCGACAAGCCCGGTGTCGTGCTCGAACGCGCGCACGACACCGTCGTACGAGGCAATGACCTGCGCTTCAACGGCGGTGGCATCGAGCTCCTCGAGTCGAACCGCAACCGGCTGGAGTCCAACGACGCCAGTGAGAACGCCGACACCGGCATCGCGATCGGCTCGCTGTCGCTGGGCAACGTGATCCTGTCCAACCTCACCAGCGCCAACGAGTCCGAGGGCATCGCGGTCGAGGCCGAGGTGCTGCCGGAGTCGACCGATCCCGGCAACGTCATCGAGCGGAACATCGCCAACGACAACACCAGCGACGGCATCGCGGTCAACAAGGCAGGCCACCGCATCACGGCGAACACCGCGAACAACAACGACGGTTGGGGAATCTACGCCGAGATCAACAACATCGACGGTGGCGGCAACCGCGCGGTCGGCAACACCGAGCTGCTGCAGTGCTTCAACGTGGAGTGCAACGGCGGCCCGCCGATCCCGCCGGAGGTCAACCCTCCGGACACCGAGATCCTGGAGATGCCGGCGAACCCCAGCGCGAGCCGCTCGGCGAGCTTCACGTTCACCGGCACCGACGACAACACCCCGCTGTTCGAGCTGGAGTTCCAGTGCCGACTCGACAGCAACGACGAGGCCGACTTCGAGGACTGCGAGAACCCGCAGCTGTACTCGAACCTGTCCCCCGGGCCGCACAAGTTCGAGGTGCGCGCCGTCGACCTTGCCGAGAAGGTGGACCCGACACCCGATCCGTACACCTGGGTGATCGAGCTGCCCGCGCCGGGTGTGCCGCCGGACACCACCATCACGTCTGGGCCGCCGGCCCAGTCCCCGCTCGAGGAGGCCGTGTTCCTCTTCACCAGCAACGAGCCGGACGCGACGTTCGAGTGCTCGCTCGACGGCGCGGCGTACACCACCTGCGTCTCGCCGCTGGAGTTCGAGGAGGTCACGTTCGGCGCGCACGAGCTGCGCGTGCGGGCGGTCGACGACGAGGGCAACCGGGACCCGAGTCCCGCGGTGCATCCGTGGACTCGCGTGGGTCCGCCGGTCGTGACGATCACGGCCGGTCCGGAGGACCCGACGACGAGCACGACGGCGTCGTTCACGTTCGAGGCGAACGAGCCCGTGACAGGCTTCGCCTGCTCGCTCGACCTCGGGCCGTTCGCGGAGTGCACGTCGCCGGCGACGTTCTCCGACCTCGCCGTGGGTTCGCACGTGCTGCGGATCCAGGCGACCGACCTCGACGAGATCCCGTCGGGCGAGGACGAGATGGGCTTGTGGGAATGGGAGATCGAGCCGTCGCTCGACGCGACCCCGCCGGTCACGGTGCTGTTGACGCAGCCGGCGAACCCGAGCGGTGACGCGACGTTCACGTTCACCGGTACGGACAACGTGACGTCGCCGGACGGGCTGCTGTTCGAGTGCAGGCTCGACAGCGACAACGAGGCGGACTTCGCCGAGTGCACCAGCCCGTGGACGTACCCGAACCCGGAGGTCCCCGAGCCGCTCACCAACGGACCGCACACGTTCGACGTGCGGGCCGTGGACGCGGAGGACAACGTGGACGCGTC is part of the Tenggerimyces flavus genome and encodes:
- a CDS encoding IS110 family transposase — its product is MIFVGDDWAEDHHDIHVMDENGERLASRRLPEGLPGIRALHDVVASHAAVHAEDHGVDPAGVVVGIETDRGLWVNALVAAGYQVYAINPLAVARYRDRHHLSGAKSDAGDAKLLADLVRTDRHNHRPIAGDSAGAEAVKVLARGHQNLIWARTRQTNALRSALREYYPAALVAFDDLADRDALAVLERAATPHQGAQLSISAIRAALKRGGRQRNLDTRAREIQAALRTEQLAAPVPVAGAFAATTRAAVGIIAEMNRQISELETELAAHFEHHPDADIYLSLPGLGVILGARVLGEFGDDPTRYTTTKSRKNYAGTSPLTIASGKKRAVLARHVRNRRLYDAIDAWAFCSLTRSPGARALYDQHRAAGDLHHQALRALGNRLVGILHGCLRHHTHYDEHTAWAHRNQDQQTAA
- a CDS encoding right-handed parallel beta-helix repeat-containing protein → MRAAHRRLRFIAVASGIALLAALATPPAPALASAVYTVTSPTDAPDASVGNGSCATAAGTCTLRAAIQEANASTAADTVVVPAGTYTLSIAPQGDNLIASGDLDITRPLTIQGAGKEATIIDGGPGQVGLDRVLEIHLTAGNVTVTNLTMREGNDAEQGGGVHTTSEGTVRFENVAVRNSQAGTFGAGISSQGTGRLDLVGVDLVDNTTEAGEGGGLYVAFGTVNVTGTSATPSTIQGNSAGSGGGIFNSGEPSPEGIPAVVKLTHTTLAENSSLAAGGGAYVDHEGELTLTDSTVVNNTAVEDGGGVAAISKTAVTVTRGKFESNHAGGEGGGLYTSTERPVSVTGTTFKANEAGDPVSGDGGGGGMSAGGDGAVTIANAAFDGNESIAGGGGLHTGNNGSVTVKDSKFTANTTSAEGGGFANTGDRTTLERLTFEGNRATLDGGGIANEGSGAFNLVDTSVHGNTAENGGGMANLADGELRVIRSTFWNNQARLGVSDDSGLGGGVYGLGDAEATYENVTISANFAQVRGGGLYIDSDSTVDVVNSTISHNTSPTASGVGGEITSINFPIEPSTSVLFRNTIVAGNRLGADCNFAVGSVGGNLDSADTCFFRGPRDRQHAGDPRIDAVADNGGSTMAQAIREDSYALDGGLAPCPMTDQRGVERPQGATCDIGAYEHEGPFAAPDTTPPNTSLVDPPATTGETATFRFNGTDNVTEPADLLYECRILNNDPTDPPDPPDPTEPPDPDEMFLGCPNPYEPMDIEEGNNRLEVRAIDRAGNVDQSPAVHNFIGGLDVTPPQTSFTLTPPNPSNGRTATFGFTATDDLTPLILLEFECRIDSTDPEAWLECYSPTTFSNLTPGEHTVEVRATDENDNIDPTPARFEWTVASPANCDEANVTLAASQDAYVDEVNPEENVGAEPELTVRSEATGSDARSLVKFTLPTTLPAGCELESASLRLHADGGEAGRTLSAAPIVADWDEATVTWNSQPAATGTEALATSGPGTRSWNLTAHLTAMLAGGPNHGFLVKDTQEEGEPGAEQVFASSEAEQDPGTPPTYPQLVLRFDGPGTPPPPPPADPVPTTVTCGQILTQSTLVLNNLTDCPLDGLVIGAPNVKLDLNGKTIDGPGYFEGQPGSPIELPEEGLPAGVRNVGHTGVVIVNGTVQEFGYGVQLTAGSRYGTVQDLTVRGNATAGIELSDADDGRNGNQVRENVLEDNEIGISLLNDTENSVIADNQLRGNFASGIHVWSGSGNTLDNNRISGVTTDPLLDSDGGIRIEASSENVLTDNAVSDTGDAGVMITDGAHGNEVRGDTYTRTGDAGVVIEDSDANQVIGISAHLASDSGIGMNGANDSVIRENDVRFNPSGIELEGGSRNLIEDNDASRSSGTGISVSGESLRNRILGNTVIAADGDGIAVLNEALDQDGNPLDGNVIQGNLANSSLSDGIAAAAGHTVTSNIAHNNAAWGINAAEPVVDGGGNVANGNGEPDQCAGVVCGDGIPVPPVLPDLEAPNTTITQNPTNPSSSLGTAVFDFTGTDNVAPAGALRFECRLDAPPDPPDPDPDPTEPYPGENWLECANPLTYRFLPAGEHTFEVRAVDPSDNFDPSPATYTWTVVPAPPGPDDTPPNTTIFQRPDASTSSTEAVFGFRGSDNQTPGPNLRYECRIDAAPFAACLSPKTYPGLTVGEHTFQVRAIDLADNVDPTPASYTWTIVPPPADTTPPDTTIVSGPDASTVATTATFTFTSTEAGSTFACALDTGAYASCSSPHQLSGLSVGAHTVRVRATDGAGNVDLSPAEYTWTVAAAPVPTTVTCGQVLTQSTRVTNDLTDCQNDGLVIGANGITLDLDGSVIDGVGQGVGIRNDGFDAVTIRNGTVQEFDYGVHLGANTALGIVADLTLRLHQEAGAYLNNADDGTNGNQVRDNSFAGNAAGIVLENGTQGALVQRNTVAGSAREGVRVVGSTGNRFEENSITASSESGIMLDLASGNNSLVGNTIGASAKSAVLIQAASHGNLVEGNTVSEGEAGIDVIDSNETQIVANVANSFDKPGVVLERAHDTVVRGNDLRFNGGGIELLESNRNRLESNDASENADTGIAIGSLSLGNVILSNLTSANESEGIAVEAEVLPESTDPGNVIERNIANDNTSDGIAVNKAGHRITANTANNNDGWGIYAEINNIDGGGNRAVGNTELLQCFNVECNGGPPIPPEVNPPDTEILEMPANPSASRSASFTFTGTDDNTPLFELEFQCRLDSNDEADFEDCENPQLYSNLSPGPHKFEVRAVDLAEKVDPTPDPYTWVIELPAPGVPPDTTITSGPPAQSPLEEAVFLFTSNEPDATFECSLDGAAYTTCVSPLEFEEVTFGAHELRVRAVDDEGNRDPSPAVHPWTRVGPPVVTITAGPEDPTTSTTASFTFEANEPVTGFACSLDLGPFAECTSPATFSDLAVGSHVLRIQATDLDEIPSGEDEMGLWEWEIEPSLDATPPVTVLLTQPANPSGDATFTFTGTDNVTSPDGLLFECRLDSDNEADFAECTSPWTYPNPEVPEPLTNGPHTFDVRAVDAEDNVDASHVRYGWTYTGDTVQPQTTIATGPPATTGLIDVTFTFTADDPFATFECSVDGAAYEECESPHQVQGMEPGAHELRVRALDLSGNVESSPAVRTWTVVPAPESTILTAPSATTTSTTAAFTFSSDQAGATFRCSLDGAAFTPCTSPREYTGLAVGPHEFAVRATNAVGLVDQSPAEHSWTVEVPPDTTPPATTMGSAPPASTASTTATFTFSANEPGSTFRCALDGAAAATCGSPRNLTGLAVGGHTFAVHAVDAAGNPDASPTVHTWTVTPPPTTCTPGTVTVGAAADSWILQDSASQNYGTDSVLKVDTKSGANARALVRFNLPTIPANCQVTDAKLRLYASSYKSGRTLQAHGLGAAWTESAVRWNNQPAMAGTPATAPSATSARYVEWDVDALVLAMYGGANNGFLVKDAAENGGGLDQGFHSREKGTDNPPRLVVSYG